In the genome of Candidatus Manganitrophus noduliformans, one region contains:
- a CDS encoding tetratricopeptide repeat protein, giving the protein MILPLLFSWLVLSGCASSLHLRGLEATDRGDHDLAVRLYLEYLKNHPDDLRARNDLGVSYLRSGQYDLAFLEFQKVLAADPRYVRAYYNIALVYNFKGLPEEEFNAYLKALKIDPVHLPTRLNLAHLYIERGETARAKEIYETVLDEYPNQPRALYNLALLYDQEGKEGDALALLERFLQQQPDPEWREEAERHLDRLKRFFPPPF; this is encoded by the coding sequence ATGATCCTTCCACTGCTCTTTTCCTGGCTCGTCCTGAGCGGATGCGCTTCTAGTCTACACCTTCGGGGGCTCGAAGCGACAGACCGGGGAGACCACGATCTAGCCGTTCGGCTTTATCTGGAATATTTGAAGAACCATCCTGATGACCTCCGGGCCAGAAACGATCTCGGCGTTTCCTATCTTCGGAGCGGACAATACGACCTCGCCTTTTTGGAGTTTCAGAAGGTCCTCGCCGCCGATCCGCGGTATGTCCGGGCTTATTACAACATCGCCTTGGTCTACAACTTCAAAGGGCTTCCCGAGGAGGAGTTCAACGCCTACTTGAAAGCATTGAAGATCGACCCGGTCCATCTTCCGACCCGGTTGAACCTCGCTCATCTCTATATCGAACGGGGAGAAACCGCGAGGGCAAAAGAGATTTACGAAACGGTCCTGGACGAGTATCCGAACCAGCCCCGCGCCCTCTACAACCTCGCCCTGCTCTACGACCAGGAAGGAAAAGAGGGGGATGCTCTCGCCCTACTTGAGCGGTTTTTACAGCAGCAGCCCGATCCGGAATGGAGAGAAGAGGCCGAGCGGCATCTCGACAGGCTAAAGAGGTTTTTCCCGCCCCCTTTTTAA
- a CDS encoding sensor histidine kinase, translating into MFFEIRLFCAAATLLLFVLTFTSIGKKNIIFLGVAAPILIGGAISLMIRYLGGYESSYYAGLNLVMLAITLLYAWDVRITAGICFVIYGSYLLPILLKDDIRRPEILINNNAFLLGTAFIAMTSAYFVFRLRYQEFESLYRLEESRKALEISKKKLEEAGVLKGQFFADISHELRTPLSVIRGEAEVTLRGKEKPADEYKKVLQYIVLLTEQLNQLVGDLLFLARSESGDIRIERRPVSLSEIFVHVCRAGETLAQKKEIKVSFIGQDQEVLVGGDVQRLKQLFLILVDNAIKYTCSGGEVRISLRKDGRFGRVEISDNGIGIPAEALPYIFERFYRTERARSMAHGGAGLGLSIAKWIVEAHQSAISISSVVGVGTTVAVDLPLLEKAKV; encoded by the coding sequence ATGTTCTTTGAAATTCGGCTGTTTTGCGCGGCGGCGACCCTTCTTCTTTTTGTCCTGACCTTTACCTCGATTGGGAAAAAAAACATCATTTTCCTCGGTGTGGCCGCTCCGATTTTGATCGGCGGCGCGATCTCGCTGATGATCCGCTATCTGGGAGGATATGAGTCGTCCTATTATGCGGGCCTCAATCTGGTGATGCTCGCGATTACCCTTTTGTACGCATGGGATGTTCGGATCACGGCCGGAATCTGCTTCGTTATCTACGGATCGTATCTCTTGCCGATTCTTCTTAAGGACGATATCCGCCGTCCTGAGATCCTGATCAATAACAACGCCTTTCTCTTAGGGACGGCCTTTATCGCCATGACCAGCGCCTACTTCGTTTTCAGGTTGCGGTACCAGGAGTTTGAGTCGCTTTACCGATTGGAGGAATCTCGAAAGGCGCTAGAAATTTCCAAGAAGAAGCTGGAAGAGGCGGGGGTATTGAAAGGGCAATTCTTTGCCGATATCAGTCATGAGTTGAGGACGCCGCTTTCCGTGATTCGAGGCGAGGCGGAGGTCACGCTGCGTGGAAAAGAGAAGCCAGCCGATGAATACAAAAAGGTGCTCCAGTACATCGTTCTACTGACCGAGCAATTGAATCAATTGGTGGGCGACCTCCTCTTTTTGGCCCGCTCCGAATCGGGAGACATCCGAATCGAGAGACGGCCGGTCTCGCTTTCGGAAATTTTTGTCCATGTTTGCCGCGCAGGCGAAACGCTTGCTCAGAAAAAAGAGATCAAGGTTTCCTTCATCGGCCAAGATCAGGAAGTTTTAGTGGGAGGAGACGTCCAGCGACTGAAGCAGCTCTTTCTGATTTTGGTTGATAACGCCATCAAGTATACCTGTTCCGGAGGAGAGGTCCGGATTTCTCTGCGGAAGGATGGACGATTCGGCCGGGTGGAGATATCCGACAATGGGATCGGCATCCCTGCAGAGGCTCTCCCCTACATTTTCGAGCGCTTTTACAGGACGGAGAGAGCAAGGTCAATGGCCCACGGCGGGGCCGGACTGGGGTTATCGATCGCGAAGTGGATCGTCGAAGCGCACCAAAGCGCCATATCGATCTCCAGTGTCGTCGGTGTCGGGACAACGGTTGCCGTTGATCTGCCTCTGTTGGAGAAGGCGAAGGTCTAG
- a CDS encoding response regulator transcription factor, producing the protein MRVLLVEDDERVVGFIKRGLEAEHFQVEVAPDGLKAIEMATSIPYQMIILDLALPLKNGDEVCRVLREEKVQTPILMLTARDTVQEKVEGLAIGADDYLTKPFAFEELLARIKALLRRAGPYREAVSELRVADLVLNQGTHEVRRGDKVINLTAKEFALLEYLMRHPNRVLSRTAILEQVWGYQYDTFTNSVEVYVLYLRKKIDHGHSKKLIQTIRGVGYKISD; encoded by the coding sequence ATGCGGGTTCTCCTTGTAGAAGATGACGAGCGGGTTGTCGGTTTTATCAAAAGAGGGCTGGAGGCCGAGCACTTCCAGGTGGAAGTGGCGCCCGACGGGCTGAAGGCGATTGAAATGGCCACGTCTATTCCTTATCAAATGATCATTCTCGACCTTGCGCTTCCTTTAAAGAACGGCGATGAGGTTTGTCGGGTTCTCCGGGAGGAGAAGGTTCAGACGCCGATCCTGATGCTGACGGCGAGAGACACGGTTCAAGAGAAAGTAGAGGGCCTGGCGATCGGCGCCGATGATTACTTGACCAAACCTTTTGCATTCGAAGAACTCTTGGCCCGGATCAAAGCCCTTCTCCGCCGCGCCGGGCCCTATCGGGAGGCAGTTTCCGAGCTGAGGGTTGCTGATCTTGTCTTAAACCAGGGGACCCACGAGGTCCGCCGAGGGGACAAAGTTATCAACCTGACGGCGAAGGAATTCGCCCTTCTGGAATATTTAATGCGCCACCCCAACCGAGTGTTGAGCCGGACCGCGATTCTCGAACAGGTCTGGGGATACCAGTATGATACCTTCACTAATTCGGTCGAAGTCTATGTCCTTTATCTGCGTAAAAAGATCGATCACGGGCATTCGAAGAAACTCATTCAAACCATTCGGGGCGTCGGTTACAAAATTTCCGACTGA
- a CDS encoding response regulator transcription factor yields the protein MRILIIEDDERISGFMKRGLEAEAHDVRVALDGERGIDLIQTASFDLIILDVYLPQKNGLEICRYLRNQRIMPPILMMTAKDFSDLKEEGMRAGANDYLTKPFPFEVLLKKIDKLVCH from the coding sequence TTGCGGATTTTGATCATTGAAGATGACGAGCGAATTTCAGGGTTCATGAAAAGGGGCTTGGAGGCGGAAGCGCATGACGTGCGGGTCGCCCTGGACGGAGAGAGAGGAATAGACCTGATTCAAACGGCCTCTTTCGACCTGATCATTCTGGATGTCTATCTTCCCCAAAAAAACGGATTGGAAATTTGCAGATACCTAAGAAATCAAAGGATCATGCCCCCCATATTGATGATGACTGCAAAAGATTTTTCGGATCTGAAGGAGGAGGGGATGCGCGCCGGCGCGAACGATTACCTGACGAAGCCTTTTCCTTTTGAAGTTCTCTTGAAGAAGATTGACAAGCTTGTCTGCCATTGA